CACCACCAGGAAGGCCAGGACGACGGCGGCAATCGCCAGCCTGCCCAGTGTCAGGGAGCCGGGGGAGAAGTGCGGGCCGATGGCCCGGATGCCCACGAACGCCGAGGCCCACAGCACGACGGTGACCACCATGGCCGCCACGCCCAGGGCCTTGACGGGAGCAGCCGCTGGAGCTTGGGGAGGAAGTGGTTGGCGGGCGGGGCTGGTGGAAGGCATGAGATAAATCTACGGCGGATGTGGGCACCGGACTGGCGGGAATCGGCCACGTCGGTGCCCGGCTGGCGCTGCGGCGGCGGGCAGGCCCCCTGCTTCATGCCCGGCCTGCTTTTCTGCCCGACGTTGCCTTTTGCCGTCCCTACTTCCCACCAGCCCAGGCGAGCAGCTTCTCCACAGGCCAGGTGGTGATGATCCGTTCAGCCGGGACGTCGTTGCGGGCGGCCCGCTCCGCGCCGTACTGCAGGAAGTCCAGCTGCCCCGGTGCGTGGGCATCACTGTCGATGGAGAACAGGCACCCCGCCTCCAGCGCCAGCTGGATCAGGGCGTCGGGCGGGTCCTGCCGCTCCGGGCGGGAATTGATTTCCACGGCGACGTTGTGCTCGGCGCAAGCTGCGAAGACCTCCTTGGCGTCGAACTCCGACGGCGGCCGGGTCCCGCGGGAGCCCTCCACCAGGCGGCCTGTGCAGTGGCCCAGGACGTTGGTCTGCGGGTCCTGGATGCCGCCGAGCATCCGGGTGGTCATGGTTTTCCGGTCAGCGCGCAGCTTTGAATGGACGCTGGCCACCACAATATCCAGCCGGTCCAGCAGTTCCGGCTCCTGGTCCAGCCCACCGGACTCCAGGATGTCCACTTCGATCCCGGTCAGGAGCCGGGTGGCCCCGCCGTTGCTGTTGATGCCGGCCACCGCATCCAGTTGCTTCAGCAGGCGCTCGGCGGACAGCCCGTTGGCAATCGTGAGGTTGGGGGAGTGGTCGGTCAGGGCCACGTATTCCCTGCCCAGCACCTCTGCAGCAGCCACCATCAGCTCAATGGGGGAGCCGCCGTCGGACCATTCGCTATGGCTGTGCAGGTCTCCCCGAAGTGCCGCCCGGAGGTCCTCCCCGCCGGATGCCAGTGGCTGGGCCCCCTTCTCCCTGAGGTCAGCGAGGTAATCGGGGACAAACCCGTCCACGGCCTGCCGGATCACCGCATAGGTCCGGTCACCGATCCCCTTCATGGACTTGAGCCGGCCGGTGCGGGCACGCAGTGCCACTTCATCAGGCCCAAGGGGCTCGATTGCGGCCGCCGCCTTGCGGAAGGCCTGGACCTTGAAAGTGGCGGCGCGTCCGCGCTCCAGCCAGAAAGCAATCTCGTTGAGGGCTGCGACGGCATCCATCCGTCCATCTTTACCCGGATTTACCGCGCACAGCGGCGGAACGGCGGGGGTTTCCGGCAATTTTGGAATATTCCCGGTTACCCCCTATAGTTGTGGAGTCCCGTTCGGAGAAACGCAGAGGACAAAGACGGAAAGCCCCGCTTGACGCCTTTTATTTTGTTCCGGACAGGTTCTGGCCCCCATCGTCTAGCGGCCTAGGACACCGCCCTTTCACGGCGGCGGCACGGGTTCGAATCCCGTTGGGGGTACGCAAGGAACTGGTCAAGCAGGCTAAAAAAGTCTGGTAGGCTGGAAGCCTTGAAAAATGCGGTAGAGATACTGCAAAGCAAGAAACGCAAGGCCCTGTAGCGCAGTTGGTTAGCGCGCCGCCCTGTCACGGCGGAGGTCGCGGGTTCAAGTCCCGTCAGGGTCGCTCTGATTGTTGGAAGAAATTCCGGCTGTCATGGTGACTAGTCACCTAGGCTCTGTAGCTCAGTTGGTAGAGCGTTCGACTGAAAATCGAAAGGTCACCGGATCGACGCCGGTCGGAGCCACCACTGGGAAGCATCAGTTCTTCGGAACTGGTGCTTTTCTGCTTTAACCCCTGATCACTCTTCCAGCGCAGTGTCACAGGCTGGGGATAGGGTGGAAGCAACAGAAGGGGGAGTGCCTGATGGAATACCAGAACCCACAACCCGTGGTGCCAAGCCGTCCCGCCGCAAGCCCGGCCCCGGGCCCCGGACGGACCGTTATTTCCGAGACTGCTGTGGCAAAGGTCGCCGGAATTGCCGCGCGGGCAGTTCCCGGCGTTTACTCCCTGGGTTCGGGTCCCTCCCGTGCCCTGGGCGCCATCCGCGACGCCGTCGGAAGCTCCGACCACGCCGCCGGGGTCCACGCTGAAGTGGGCGAAACCCAGGTAGCCGTGGACATCACCCTGGTGGCAAGCTACGGAACACCCCTGCACTCACTGGCCAATGACGTCCGCGCCGCTGTCTACCGCGCCGTCGAGGAACTGGTGGGCCTGCAGGTCATCGAGGTGAACGTGGAGATAACGGACGTCTACGTACCCCCGCCCGTCAAAACCACCCCGCCCGCCACCACCGAGCGGGAGGCACTGCTGTGAGCCTCACGGTGGCAGGCGCGGCGATGGGCGCCTTCGTTGCGTTCATGTCCCTGCAGTTTGGCCTGTGGGGCTTCCTTGTTTCACTGCTGTTCATGGCCATCGGAGCGCTCCTGGGCCGTGCCGCGGAAGGAAAGCTGGACCTGCGCGGCGTGTTCGACGCCATCACCGGCCGGCGCTCGTCGTCATGAGCTCGCCCGCGCCCGTTGTGCGTGGGCAGGCGCTCAGCGGCCATAACCGGATCAGCACCCAGGCATTGACCAGCCTTGCCAGGGTGGCGGCGGCGCAGGCCCTGGGCGTCGACGCGCAGGATGTCCGCGCGGATTGGACGGACGACGACGGCCTGCTGGCTTTATCCGTCGTTGCCCCCATCAGCATCCCGCCTTTGCAGTCCGTGGTTCTGGACCCCGCACGGGTGCAGGCGGCCGGCGGTTCCATCTGGGACCGCACTGTCAGGGCCAAGGCAAGCATCCTGGCAACAGTTTCCGAACTGAGTGGTTCCCGGTTGAGCCGCGTGGATATCCGCATCAGCGGGGCGAGGATCAGTACAGCAAGGATCAGCACAGCCGGGGTCAGCACACCAAGGATCAGCACAGAAGGGCGGGTGCGGTGAGCAGCAGCGTGGAAGACCGCGGAGTCACTGGTGGAACCCGCGGGAAGAACGAACCCTGGATGCGTCGGGTCCTTTACCGTGAGACCCACTCGTCCCGTGCAGCGGTGTCCGTTGCCGCCGCCATCCTGGTCCTGGTCCTGGCCGCGTACGGGGTCCTGGAATCCGGGGTCCACGCCGTGGGCCAGCCGGCCTGGCTGATCGAGCCGCAGGTGGCGGCGCAGCGCATCGTGGACCTTCCGGCCGGAATCTCCCCGCTGCTGCTGGCAGCGATCGGCGCCGTTCTTGCCATGCTGGGACTGATTTTCTTCCTTAACGGTGTCCTTCCCGGAAAGCGCGCCCGCCATCTGCTGGCCGGTGCGCCCGGCGAGGGGCTCCCCGCGGTGGTGGTGGATGACGAGGTCATCGCATCCTCGCTCGCCCGCCGCGCACGGTTGGCCGCCAACGTCACACCTGAACAGGTCATGGTCGTTGTTTCCCAACGGCAGGTGCTGGTCAACGTGCGTCCCACGTCCGGAATCCCTGTGGATCAGGACAGGGTGCTGGACGCGGTCCGCGACGAGCTGGATCAGATGCTGCTGGAACCTGCGCCCGTTCCCCGTGTCAACGTCACGGCTTCCGGGGTGATCGGGGCATGAACAGCACACCGGCGCTGCTCAACCGCATCCTGCTCACTGTGCTGGGCCTGATCCTGCTTGGGGCAGGGATCCTGCTGGTGCTGCTGGCGGCCCTTCCTCCCGTCGCTTCCTGGTGGCATGCCTGGTCCGGTGGAGTATGGGGCGGGATCACCCGGCTTTTCGACTCGACCCGGTTCCCGGGCCGGCCGGAAAGCTGGTTGTGGATTGTCGTTGCACTGGCGTTGGTGGCGCTAATGGGGCTCATGGTGGCCTGGATCGCCCAGCAGGGGAAGGGCCGGTCAAACCTCCTCGCGGCCGAATACGATCCCGGCGACACCCCCGGCGACGTCCGTATCGGCGCCGGGGTAGCGGAACAGGCCCTGAAGCAGGCCTTGGAGGGAAGGCCGGACTTGGCTGGGGCCACCGTCACTACCTATGACGTAAAAGGTTCGCCCGCGTTGAAGGTCCGTCTCCTGCCGCGCCAGGGTGTGGCCCCGCATCTGCTCGCAGCCGAGGTGTCAGGACTCCTGCACGCACTGGAGTCCGCTGTGGGCAAGGAGGTGCCGGTCCTCATCCACATAGGGGCCGGGGCACGGACCCGCTTCAGCCGGGCTGAACGCGTCCGCTAGCGTACCGCTGGTTCCGCCGGCGCTGCGGCCGGTACTGTCCGCCTTTCCCGGCTACCGCCCGCGTTGAGCGTTCCGTGGGCTTTAGGGATGCCGTGGGCTTTAGGAATGCCGGACGCTTTGGAGATAAACAGTGCAGTCCACCGGGACCTCCTGCATGCTGGCCCATTCTTCGGCGGGTTCGGGACCGCTGGACAGGACCACGGCATAACCTTCGGGCACGGGGGCCGAGGAGAAGCCCATGTTGGACAGGACCACTGTTTCCCCATTGCGGAACGCCAGCAGACCGCTGTCCGGCGCGTGTTCGTCAGTCCACTCCACGGTGCCGCTGCCCAGGCGCTGGGCCGCCCTGAACGCCAATGCGGCGCGGTAGAGTTCCAGCGTCGAGCCTTCCTCGCCGTCCTGCTGGTCGACGGCCAGGGGGCCGAAGCTTTTCGGCTGCGGGAGCCACGGCCCGGGTGCTCCTGTGGATACCCCTCCAGAAAAACCAAAGCCAGGTTCTTCTCCTGCCCACGGCAGTGGGACCCGGCATCCGTCCCGCCCGATCTCGGCACCGTGGGTCCGGAAAAATGTCGGGTCCTGTCTGGCCTCCGCAGGGAGGGTTGTGTGCTCCGGAAGTCCCAATTCCTCACCTTGGTAAAGGTAGGCCGAACCCGGCAACGCCAGTGCAACCAGCGTGGCAGCGCGGGCGCGGGCCAGGCCCAGGGCTGCGTCCGGCTGTTCGTCATCAGGGCCAATGCCCTTCGGGAAAGTGGTGGGGTCTGTCAGCCCGAACCGGGTGGCGTGACGCACGGTGTCGTGGTTGCTGAGTACCCACGTACAGGGAGCACCAACTAATGCTGCCGCTGCCAGCGACGCGTCGATGGCGTCGGCCATGCGTTCGGCATCCCAGCCGGCCAGCAGGAAATCGAAGTTGAAGGCCTGCTGCATCTCATCGGGCCGGACGTAGCGTGCAAGGCGCTCAGCCGGTTCCACCCAGGCCTCGGCAACCATCATCCGGTCTCCGCCGTATTCGGCCAGGACCTGGTTCCAGTCGCGGTAGATTGCGTGTACCCCGTCCTGGTCAAAGAACGGCGACGGCGGATACATCGGGGAGACTGCCCTGTGTGGTTCCTCGGCGTCGGTGTGGGCGTGGGGTGCATCCCCGGGCAGATGGCTCTCGATGCGGGGACCTGATGTTCCCTCAACCATGGCAGCCACGCCGTCCCAGTCTGGCAGCCCAGCCTCCTTCACCAGGCCGTGCGCAACGTCCACCCGGAAGCCGTCCGCCCCGCGGTCCAGCCAGAACCGCAGCACCGAGCGCATCTCCTCCTGAACTTCCGGGTTCTCCCAGTTCAGGTCCGGCTGCTTGGTGTCGAAGAGGTGGAGATACCACTGGCCGGGCGATCCGTCCGCGTCGGTTACCCGGCTCCAGGCCGGACCGCCGAACACGGACTTCCAGTTGTTCGGTGCAAGCCTGCCGTCCCCGGAGCCGGGTACTTCGTCCTTGCCGTCACGGAAGATGTACCGGTCCCGTTGCGGGCTTCCAGGAGCCGCGGCCAGCGCCTCCCGGAACCATGCGTGTTCGTCCGAGGTGTGGTTGGGAACCAGGTCCACGATGACTTTGAATCCGCGGCGGTGAGCTTCCTGCAACATCGCGTCGAAGTCCGCCAGGGAGCCGAAGAGCGGGTCCACCTGGCGGTAGTCCGCCACGTCGTAGCCGCCGTCGGCCTGTGGCGACCTGTAGAAGGGGGACAGCCAGATGGCATCCACTCCCAACCGTTCAAGGTAGGGCAGGCGGTCCAGCACACCGCGCAGATCCCCCATGCCGTCGCCGTTGCCATCTGCGAAGGAGCGGGGGTAGATCTGGTACACGACGGCGTCGGCCCACCAGGCAGAGGGGGCCGGTCCGGATGCGGGAACGGATGGGTCTGGCATTAGGTTCCCCTCCTGATAACTTTTTGATGTAAACGCTTGCATTACTGACATGTACCTTACTAGTGTGACAGTCACCACATCAACCTCACCTAGCAAGCGCACTGTCGACTTACTTGTCACTCAGCGAGGAGCTTCAAGCTAATGAAAACCCCGAGATTCCTGCTTCCGGCTGCCACGGCCGGCATCCTGGCCCTTACGTTGTCCGCCTGCGGCGGCGGAGGTGGAGGAGGCTCTACAGGCGGCGGCGGTGGCGGCAGTGACGCTAGCGCCAACCTCGACGGCCGCGGCCCCATCACCTATGTGCAGGGCAAGGACAACAGCAATGTGGTCCGCCCCCTGGTCGACAAGTGGAATGCCGCCCACCCGAATGAGAAGGTCACCTTCAAGGAACAGACGGACCAGGCCGACCAGCAGCACGATGACCTCGTGCAGCATTTCCAGGCCAAGCAGTCCGACTACGACGTTGTGGATGTGGACGTCGTCTGGACCGCTGAGTTCGCTGCCAAGGGCTGGCTGCAGCCCTTGAAGGACAAGATGGCGATCGACACCAGCGCCATGCTCAAGCCGACAGTGGACAGCGCAACCTACAAGGGCACCCTGTACGCAGCCCCGCAAACCTCCGATGGCGGCATCCTGTACTACCGGAAGGACCTGGTCCCCACCCCGCCCAAGACCTGGGACGAGATGATGAGCATGTGCTCCATCGCGAAGCAGAACAACATCGGGTGCTACGCGGGCCAGTTCAGCAAGTATGAGGGCCTCACGGTGAATGCCTCCGAGGCCATCAACTCGGCCGGCGGCTCGGTCCTCAACAAGGACGGCAAGCCGGACCTGAACACCCCCGAGGCCAAGGCCGGCCTGGGGAACCTCGCAAAGGCCTACGCGGATGGCAACATCCCCAAGGAAGCCATCACCTACAAGGAAGAGGACAGCCGCCAGGCATTCCAGAGCGGCAAGCTTCTGTTCCTGCGCAACTGGCCCTACGCCTTCAACCTGATCACCACTGAAGGCTCCTCTGCAGTGAAGGACAAGACGGGGCTGGCTGCACTCCCCGGCAAGGATGGACCCGGCGCTTCCTCACTGGGTGGCCACAACCTGGCTACCAGCGTGTACTCCAAGAACAAGGCCACTGCGCTGGACTTCATGAAGTTCATGACCTCGGCGGAAACCGAGAAATTCTACGCCACGCAGGGCTCGTTGGCTCCGGTTCTCGGATCGCTGTATGACGACCAGGAACTCGTTGCCAAGCTGCCCTACCTGCCGGTACTGAAGACGTCCATCGAGAACGCCGTTCCGCGTCCTGTGACGCCTTTCTACCCGGCTGTCACCAAGGCAATTCAAGACAATGCCTACTCCGCTATCAAGGGAGAAAAGACAGTGGATAACGCACTTTCCGACATGCAGAAGTCCATCGAATCCGCCGGTGCGGGATCGTAGTTCTGCCATGGCAACCGAACTAGGCCCGACGCCGGTCAAGTCACCGGCGTCGGGCGGTACCCCCGTCCGTCATGCGCCCAAGGGCGTGGGGGAGGACAACAGGATTGCAAGCCAGGGGCGCTGGGCGTCCTGGCTGCTTGCCCCCACCATCGTCGCCCTGGGCATCGTGATCGTTTACCCGATCATCAGTGCCATCGTCATGTCCTTCCAGAAGGACGCCGGCCTGGATCCAGCCACCGGACTCTTCACTGCAGGCGGCCCGGCAGGCATCCAAAACTACGTCAACTGGCTTGCGCAGCAGTGTTCGTCACCGGACGGCGGAACGGTCGCTTGCCCGCCCGGCACGCTGGGCGGCCAGTTCTGGTCCGCCACGGCCACCACGTTCTTCTTCACAGTGGTGACGGTGGCATTCGAAACTGTCCTGGGTTTCTGGATGGCCATGATCATGGCCCGCGAGTTCCGTGGCCGCAGCCTGGTCCGCGCAGCTGTCCTGGTGCCGTGGGCCATCCCCACTGCCGTAACGGCCAAGCTCTGGTTCTTCATCTTCGCCTTCGAGGGCATTGCCAACAAGCTGTTCAACACCACCATCCTGTGGACGGGCAGCGAGTGGCCGGCCAAGTGGGCCGTGGTCATCGCGGACGTCTGGAAGACCACACCTTTCATGGCCTTGCTGATCCTTGCAGGCCTGCAGATGATTCCGGCGGACGTCTACGAAGCAGCAAAGGTGGACGGAGCCACTGCCTGGCAGCGATTCCGCCTGATCACCCTGCCGCTGGTAAAACCGGCACTTATGGTGGCAATCCTCTTCAGGACACTGGACGCGCTGCGTATGTTCGACCTGCCCTACATCCTGACCGGCGGCGCGAACAACACCACCACCCTGTCCATCCTGGTGATCAACCAAATCAGGCAGGGCTTCAACTCGGCAGCCGCGCTGTCCACCATCACCTTCATCATCATCTTCCTCGTCGCCTTCATATTCGTGCGCTTCCTTGGGGCGAACGTCGTTGAGCAGAGCGGCGCCACCGGAAAGGGGAAGAAATGACCACGGCAACAGCAGATGCCTCGGCGCTGCGGGCCCAACAGGACAAAGGCCGCAAGGCCGCCCAGAACAGGGAGAAGTGGGCACAGGGGCGCACGTACCTCAGCGCCGCCATCATCCTGCTCTGGTGCCTGGCACCGGCGTACTGGATGGTGGTCACTGCCTTCCGCGAGGTGGGCTTCACCTACGACACGTCGATCCTGCCCACCCATGTGACGCTGGACAACTTCAAGACGGCCTTCGACACGTCCTTCGGGAACAGGTTCGGCCAGGCGCTGCTGAACAGTGTGTTCATCGGCGGCGTAGTGACGCTGGTATCCCTGCTCATTGGCGTGTTCGCGGCCTACGCACTGGCCCGGCTGAACTTCAAGGGCAAGTTCCTGGTGCTTGGCTTCATCCTGGGTGCTTCGATGTTCCCCGGCGTTGCCCTGATCACCCCACTGTTCCAGCTGTTCACCAATATCGGCTGGATGGGCACCTACCAGGCGCTGATTATCCCGAACATCTCCTTCGTGCTCCCGCTGACGGTCTACACCATGACGTCGTTCTTCCGCGAGATGCCGTGGGAACTGGAGGAATCCGCCCGTGTGGACGGTTGCACCCAGGGACAGGCCTTCCGAAAGGTCATCATGCCCCTGGCCGCGCCGGCAATCTTCACCACGGCAATCCTGGCGTTCATTTCATCGTGGAATGAGTTCCTGATTGCCAGCCAGCTGTCCAGCGACGCAACCCAGCCGGTGACGGTGGCCATCGCCAACTTCGCCGGGGCACAGCCCAACCAGATCCCATACACGGCCATCATGGCCGCGGGCACCATCGTCACCATCCCGCTGGTGATCCTGGTGCTGGTCTTCCAGCGCAAAATTGTCGCCGGCCTCACGGCAGGTGCAGTCAAGTGACGGACAACGGTTCCCGTCCCCGCACCGCGGGGGCGGGAAGCCGCAGCCGACTGGTCCGCTCCGGTGAGGACTTCGATATCATCATCGGCTTCCTCGGATTCTGGGCACTGGTCCTGCTGGTGGTCACCGTGTGGATGGAAGTTACTGCCCAGCCGGCCCTTGGGTGGGCGCTGGGCCTGCTGGCAACACTGCTGGCGCTGTACGGTATGGTGCGGCTGCGCAGGAAACTGCCGGCCCGCAGGTAGGCGCTGATACGCACGCCCGCCGCCTTGGCGGCAACTGTGTGGATTCGCGCTGTCTAAGTTTTCACTGCCCGGCCCCTGAATGGAAAAATACAGGGCCGGGGGTAAACGCGGGGCCGGGCGGCCCCACGCCGCA
This window of the Pseudarthrobacter defluvii genome carries:
- a CDS encoding glycoside hydrolase family 13 protein, with translation MPDPSVPASGPAPSAWWADAVVYQIYPRSFADGNGDGMGDLRGVLDRLPYLERLGVDAIWLSPFYRSPQADGGYDVADYRQVDPLFGSLADFDAMLQEAHRRGFKVIVDLVPNHTSDEHAWFREALAAAPGSPQRDRYIFRDGKDEVPGSGDGRLAPNNWKSVFGGPAWSRVTDADGSPGQWYLHLFDTKQPDLNWENPEVQEEMRSVLRFWLDRGADGFRVDVAHGLVKEAGLPDWDGVAAMVEGTSGPRIESHLPGDAPHAHTDAEEPHRAVSPMYPPSPFFDQDGVHAIYRDWNQVLAEYGGDRMMVAEAWVEPAERLARYVRPDEMQQAFNFDFLLAGWDAERMADAIDASLAAAALVGAPCTWVLSNHDTVRHATRFGLTDPTTFPKGIGPDDEQPDAALGLARARAATLVALALPGSAYLYQGEELGLPEHTTLPAEARQDPTFFRTHGAEIGRDGCRVPLPWAGEEPGFGFSGGVSTGAPGPWLPQPKSFGPLAVDQQDGEEGSTLELYRAALAFRAAQRLGSGTVEWTDEHAPDSGLLAFRNGETVVLSNMGFSSAPVPEGYAVVLSSGPEPAEEWASMQEVPVDCTVYLQSVRHS
- a CDS encoding Asp23/Gls24 family envelope stress response protein, coding for MEYQNPQPVVPSRPAASPAPGPGRTVISETAVAKVAGIAARAVPGVYSLGSGPSRALGAIRDAVGSSDHAAGVHAEVGETQVAVDITLVASYGTPLHSLANDVRAAVYRAVEELVGLQVIEVNVEITDVYVPPPVKTTPPATTEREALL
- a CDS encoding PHP domain-containing protein → MDAVAALNEIAFWLERGRAATFKVQAFRKAAAAIEPLGPDEVALRARTGRLKSMKGIGDRTYAVIRQAVDGFVPDYLADLREKGAQPLASGGEDLRAALRGDLHSHSEWSDGGSPIELMVAAAEVLGREYVALTDHSPNLTIANGLSAERLLKQLDAVAGINSNGGATRLLTGIEVDILESGGLDQEPELLDRLDIVVASVHSKLRADRKTMTTRMLGGIQDPQTNVLGHCTGRLVEGSRGTRPPSEFDAKEVFAACAEHNVAVEINSRPERQDPPDALIQLALEAGCLFSIDSDAHAPGQLDFLQYGAERAARNDVPAERIITTWPVEKLLAWAGGK
- a CDS encoding ABC transporter substrate-binding protein, with the protein product MKTPRFLLPAATAGILALTLSACGGGGGGGSTGGGGGGSDASANLDGRGPITYVQGKDNSNVVRPLVDKWNAAHPNEKVTFKEQTDQADQQHDDLVQHFQAKQSDYDVVDVDVVWTAEFAAKGWLQPLKDKMAIDTSAMLKPTVDSATYKGTLYAAPQTSDGGILYYRKDLVPTPPKTWDEMMSMCSIAKQNNIGCYAGQFSKYEGLTVNASEAINSAGGSVLNKDGKPDLNTPEAKAGLGNLAKAYADGNIPKEAITYKEEDSRQAFQSGKLLFLRNWPYAFNLITTEGSSAVKDKTGLAALPGKDGPGASSLGGHNLATSVYSKNKATALDFMKFMTSAETEKFYATQGSLAPVLGSLYDDQELVAKLPYLPVLKTSIENAVPRPVTPFYPAVTKAIQDNAYSAIKGEKTVDNALSDMQKSIESAGAGS
- a CDS encoding carbohydrate ABC transporter permease, whose amino-acid sequence is MTTATADASALRAQQDKGRKAAQNREKWAQGRTYLSAAIILLWCLAPAYWMVVTAFREVGFTYDTSILPTHVTLDNFKTAFDTSFGNRFGQALLNSVFIGGVVTLVSLLIGVFAAYALARLNFKGKFLVLGFILGASMFPGVALITPLFQLFTNIGWMGTYQALIIPNISFVLPLTVYTMTSFFREMPWELEESARVDGCTQGQAFRKVIMPLAAPAIFTTAILAFISSWNEFLIASQLSSDATQPVTVAIANFAGAQPNQIPYTAIMAAGTIVTIPLVILVLVFQRKIVAGLTAGAVK
- a CDS encoding carbohydrate ABC transporter permease, with the translated sequence MATELGPTPVKSPASGGTPVRHAPKGVGEDNRIASQGRWASWLLAPTIVALGIVIVYPIISAIVMSFQKDAGLDPATGLFTAGGPAGIQNYVNWLAQQCSSPDGGTVACPPGTLGGQFWSATATTFFFTVVTVAFETVLGFWMAMIMAREFRGRSLVRAAVLVPWAIPTAVTAKLWFFIFAFEGIANKLFNTTILWTGSEWPAKWAVVIADVWKTTPFMALLILAGLQMIPADVYEAAKVDGATAWQRFRLITLPLVKPALMVAILFRTLDALRMFDLPYILTGGANNTTTLSILVINQIRQGFNSAAALSTITFIIIFLVAFIFVRFLGANVVEQSGATGKGKK